Proteins co-encoded in one Waddlia chondrophila WSU 86-1044 genomic window:
- a CDS encoding glycerol-3-phosphate dehydrogenase/oxidase: MKVDRNLQIERLKKETFDLVVIGGGATGAGIAFDAVLRGCKVALIDAGDFASQTSSKSTKLLHGGVRYLETAFKELDFSQFSLVKSGLEERATILKIAPHLSKPLPILIPVYRWLQAGYYWTGIKVYDFLAGKRTIGNSRFLSKKDVEKYFPKIRTDELKGAILYYDGQFDDARLNVSLAISSIHHGAAAANYVKVIDFEHLNGKLIGALAEDQVEGNSWVIKGKVFVNAAGPFVDKLRLLDNPSLLCKMVGSVGTHLVLDRSFAPKAVGLLIPKTSDGRVLFLLPWENQTLVGTTDVPVEVKQDPKPTEEEINYLIEHLNKHLGLGVSRKDVRASWAGIRPLISEERAKKTAKLSRDFSIEKSASGLYSIMGGKWTSYRKMGEMLIDRMIQDGELFCKHCQTAYSPIVGGEVPWEGMLDSLEMFDQEIIDHLYRAYGTKCVDVAKLAIERGLEERLHPDHPFIEGEVVWAVQEEMAINVEDVLSRRVRLMMLDEKAGCEVLERVKELILDETKVGGRK, encoded by the coding sequence ATGAAAGTTGATAGAAATCTGCAGATTGAACGTCTGAAAAAAGAAACTTTCGACCTGGTTGTGATCGGTGGAGGGGCGACAGGCGCAGGCATTGCATTCGATGCTGTTTTGCGCGGCTGCAAGGTGGCGCTGATAGACGCAGGGGATTTTGCATCTCAGACATCAAGCAAGTCGACAAAACTCCTGCATGGCGGCGTCAGATACTTGGAAACAGCGTTCAAAGAGCTTGACTTCAGTCAGTTCAGCTTGGTTAAAAGCGGACTTGAAGAGCGGGCAACAATCTTAAAGATCGCACCTCATCTTTCCAAGCCTCTGCCAATTTTGATCCCTGTTTATCGTTGGCTTCAAGCCGGATATTATTGGACAGGAATTAAGGTGTACGATTTTTTGGCAGGGAAACGCACGATAGGAAACAGCCGTTTCCTCTCTAAGAAAGATGTTGAAAAATATTTCCCGAAAATTCGAACCGATGAACTGAAAGGCGCAATTCTTTATTACGATGGCCAGTTTGACGATGCTAGACTGAACGTCAGCTTGGCCATTTCATCAATTCATCATGGCGCAGCAGCGGCAAATTATGTAAAAGTTATCGACTTTGAACATCTAAATGGCAAGTTGATTGGTGCTTTGGCTGAGGATCAAGTTGAAGGGAATTCATGGGTGATTAAAGGGAAGGTATTTGTTAATGCGGCGGGTCCTTTTGTCGATAAACTTCGTCTGCTTGATAATCCCTCTCTTCTTTGCAAAATGGTAGGAAGCGTTGGAACTCATTTAGTTCTCGATAGATCTTTTGCCCCAAAAGCTGTAGGCCTTTTAATTCCCAAAACTTCGGACGGAAGAGTCCTTTTTCTACTGCCTTGGGAGAATCAAACTCTTGTTGGGACAACCGATGTTCCAGTGGAAGTTAAACAAGATCCAAAGCCGACTGAAGAGGAAATTAACTACCTGATTGAACATCTAAATAAACATCTTGGATTGGGAGTTTCCCGAAAGGATGTGCGTGCGTCTTGGGCAGGGATCAGACCTCTTATTTCAGAGGAACGCGCAAAAAAAACAGCAAAATTATCCCGCGATTTTTCTATTGAAAAAAGCGCGTCAGGGTTGTATTCGATCATGGGAGGGAAGTGGACGTCTTACAGGAAAATGGGAGAGATGCTCATTGATCGGATGATCCAGGATGGAGAACTTTTCTGTAAGCATTGTCAGACAGCCTATTCTCCCATTGTTGGCGGCGAGGTGCCTTGGGAAGGAATGTTAGACAGCCTCGAGATGTTTGACCAAGAGATCATCGATCATCTATATCGAGCTTATGGGACAAAATGCGTAGATGTGGCGAAACTGGCCATTGAAAGAGGGTTGGAAGAGCGGTTGCATCCAGATCATCCTTTTATTGAAGGTGAAGTGGTTTGGGCAGTTCAGGAAGAGATGGCGATCAATGTTGAAGATGTTTTGTCAAGGCGTGTAAGGCTGATGATGCTAGATGAAAAGGCGGGATGTGAAGTTTTGGAACGCGTAAAGGAGTTGATCTTAGATGAAACAAAGGTAGGGGGAAGGAAATGA
- a CDS encoding AI-2E family transporter — protein MRGLLRFTLSFILVYMIVSIMIAGQAFFIPFLIALIISYFIIALAEWVKKIFRLPMPLAYIAAFSGILVFFYIVSTIVTNNVQSLIELAPVYQKKLEEVMNAVSDRFHFSKPNYQDMFREFNFGSILGSIALMIRDVARNAGVITLYVIFMIIEYYYFHDKMKAFFKTQKSLESAEQIASKIARKTQSYLRLKTLMSLVTAVLSYVLMIAVGVDFAEFWALLIFFLNYIPTIGSIVATAFPCLLTILQFQSFWPFAIISVGLISTQFIIGNIIEPRVMGKQFNLSGLVILVSLTISGTIWGITGMFLCVPILMITSIILNSFSKTRPIAILLSQTGDLEN, from the coding sequence ATGAGGGGGTTATTGAGGTTTACTCTTTCGTTTATTCTCGTCTATATGATTGTCAGTATCATGATCGCTGGCCAGGCTTTCTTTATTCCTTTTTTAATCGCTTTAATTATTTCCTACTTTATTATTGCCTTGGCAGAGTGGGTAAAAAAAATCTTCCGCCTTCCTATGCCATTGGCATATATTGCGGCATTTTCAGGTATTCTCGTGTTTTTCTATATCGTTTCCACCATTGTTACAAATAATGTTCAGAGCTTAATTGAGCTTGCGCCTGTTTATCAGAAAAAACTCGAAGAGGTAATGAATGCGGTTTCTGACAGGTTTCATTTCTCTAAGCCTAATTACCAAGATATGTTTAGGGAATTTAATTTCGGGTCTATTTTGGGAAGCATCGCACTGATGATTCGGGATGTGGCTAGGAATGCTGGTGTGATTACACTTTATGTCATTTTTATGATCATCGAGTACTATTACTTTCACGACAAAATGAAAGCATTTTTTAAGACTCAAAAGAGCTTGGAATCAGCAGAGCAGATCGCTTCGAAGATTGCCAGGAAAACGCAGTCTTATCTGCGATTAAAAACCCTTATGAGCCTTGTAACTGCGGTTTTAAGTTATGTGTTAATGATTGCCGTGGGAGTCGATTTTGCAGAATTTTGGGCTTTGCTGATCTTTTTTCTAAACTACATCCCTACGATCGGCTCAATCGTGGCTACAGCGTTTCCTTGTCTATTGACAATCTTGCAATTCCAATCTTTTTGGCCTTTTGCGATCATTTCAGTCGGCCTGATCTCTACACAGTTTATTATCGGCAATATTATCGAACCGCGTGTGATGGGGAAACAGTTTAACTTGAGCGGTCTGGTCATTCTGGTTTCATTGACGATTAGCGGGACCATTTGGGGGATCACAGGAATGTTTCTTTGTGTGCCGATTTTGATGATCACCAGCATCATCTTAAACAGCTTCTCTAAAACTAGGCCGATAGCAATTCTTCTATCACAAACAGGTGATTTAGAAAATTAG
- a CDS encoding YkgJ family cysteine cluster protein, with the protein MSNPLKMAQEEPWYAEGLAFECTGCGNCCTGSPGYVWVNEQEVEAIAEYLKIPIDKFRKTYLRQKEGRFALVELKYKNYDCIFLKDNKCSIYPVRPVQCRTYPWWIANLSSKEAWENAAKTCEGMHCKSPIVPKETIENELAKNP; encoded by the coding sequence ATGAGTAACCCTTTGAAAATGGCGCAAGAAGAGCCTTGGTACGCAGAAGGTCTTGCATTTGAGTGCACAGGATGCGGCAATTGCTGCACTGGATCTCCTGGGTATGTTTGGGTAAACGAGCAGGAAGTCGAAGCTATCGCTGAATACCTTAAGATACCGATCGATAAATTCCGCAAGACATACCTCAGACAAAAAGAGGGGCGATTTGCCTTAGTTGAGTTAAAATACAAGAACTACGATTGCATTTTCTTAAAAGATAACAAATGCTCCATCTATCCGGTTCGGCCTGTACAGTGCCGCACCTATCCATGGTGGATAGCAAACTTATCTTCCAAAGAAGCATGGGAAAATGCAGCAAAAACTTGTGAAGGAATGCATTGCAAATCTCCGATTGTCCCAAAAGAAACGATCGAAAACGAGCTGGCAAAAAATCCCTAA
- a CDS encoding glycosyltransferase family 92 protein has protein sequence MKRFLFLFLMCSFYSILDAAPKKYTLSTVCMFNNEAQYLKEWIEYHRLVGVDHFYLYNNNSNDHYKEVLKPYIQSGIVDLINWPSPPETLYVFYQKDAYNHCVKHYGKNSLWMAFIDTDEFIVPVNHSSIPEFLKDYRRYGGVYISWQCYGTSHLSHIPEGKFMIESLTLKFPWNHKKNLFFKTIAQPEKIKECFIHDCSFKKGHVAVSPSFVKGHPRSPDIDKIRINHYWTRAEDFFFNVKVPRVESYSKKPMTQEEIDKILIESNSIEDLSIFPFVNDLREVMGDE, from the coding sequence ATGAAACGCTTTCTTTTTCTTTTTCTAATGTGTTCTTTCTATAGCATCCTGGATGCCGCCCCGAAGAAATACACCCTTTCAACCGTCTGCATGTTCAACAACGAAGCGCAATATTTAAAAGAGTGGATAGAATATCACCGGTTAGTCGGCGTGGATCATTTTTATCTGTATAACAATAATAGCAATGATCACTACAAAGAGGTTCTCAAGCCTTATATTCAGTCAGGAATCGTCGACCTTATCAACTGGCCTTCTCCTCCAGAAACCCTTTATGTTTTCTATCAAAAAGATGCCTACAATCATTGTGTGAAACACTACGGAAAAAACTCGCTTTGGATGGCTTTTATTGACACCGATGAATTCATTGTTCCTGTAAACCATTCCTCAATTCCGGAATTCCTAAAAGATTATCGCCGCTATGGAGGCGTCTATATCAGCTGGCAATGCTATGGAACATCCCATCTTTCCCATATTCCCGAAGGGAAATTTATGATTGAATCCCTAACCTTGAAATTTCCCTGGAATCATAAGAAAAATTTGTTTTTCAAAACAATCGCTCAACCGGAAAAAATTAAAGAGTGCTTCATTCACGATTGTTCATTTAAGAAAGGACATGTTGCCGTATCGCCAAGCTTTGTTAAAGGACATCCTCGCAGCCCAGATATCGACAAGATCCGTATCAATCATTACTGGACCCGGGCAGAAGATTTTTTCTTTAATGTCAAAGTACCTCGCGTAGAATCCTATTCAAAAAAACCAATGACGCAAGAAGAGATCGATAAAATATTGATCGAATCTAACTCTATTGAAGATTTATCGATCTTTCCTTTTGTGAATGATTTAAGAGAGGTAATGGGAGATGAGTAA
- a CDS encoding ImmA/IrrE family metallo-endopeptidase, with product MRKTSADLPGAEATAKQVIIANRVSAPPVPVASFFTNDGFSVYAAEFPDQIIIAGFIDLDKKQIILNESDDLEVQQFTLARALGHWIMHGDELDEIPELKVIYHQSLGGDLKNFYEKEALHFALHLLLPEIFIVDDLRLADQAIAVKYQVPDFVVRLIRKEYLS from the coding sequence ATGAGAAAGACAAGTGCTGACCTACCTGGAGCTGAAGCTACGGCAAAACAAGTGATTATTGCTAATCGCGTGAGTGCGCCTCCGGTTCCGGTCGCTTCTTTTTTTACCAACGATGGATTTTCTGTGTATGCTGCGGAATTCCCAGACCAGATTATCATCGCAGGATTCATTGATCTGGATAAGAAGCAAATTATCTTGAATGAGAGCGATGATCTGGAAGTTCAGCAGTTTACCCTTGCGCGTGCTTTGGGACACTGGATCATGCATGGGGACGAGCTGGATGAAATTCCGGAATTAAAAGTGATCTACCATCAGTCTTTAGGAGGGGACCTAAAAAATTTCTATGAAAAAGAAGCGTTGCATTTTGCCCTTCACCTTCTTTTGCCTGAAATTTTCATTGTTGATGATCTTAGGCTGGCCGATCAGGCGATTGCCGTTAAATACCAGGTTCCTGATTTTGTCGTTCGTTTGATTCGGAAAGAATATCTATCTTAA
- a CDS encoding phosphatidylserine decarboxylase, producing the protein MEPFSILSSNPLPLHTRCKSKNMAQASKISPKFIKEKLAFKRRPLLTPKERIDKMLLASPSRYQFRGLSYQVAQSIKNLSPNQRKELYSSIEKAFRLVEHEDSNSAWIQRADLLDAIDVLVEDSSGELKPMLATSVEKQRKNKEDVPLVPYKQIKEATIIKTEQMRKKIVSDKKIELEPLDPVMVFEHSKAAKSVKKLTSREIRMENFLSVVYRTLTYVLGKYQANKLFGSARFLASMSRQLEIESSEYLVRKEKDEKTGEKKLVGYYRGPKFLFGKSVHEYSNRNEWFKRSLTSAATAEYLQGVEVKEAKLTAKYGPSGQVSRLVVANSDSRIRHHVLNPDEFGKTQELTGKVLNVEAEKEAKSKGDSAAYYSEKYKFSTKNLVGRENDDSMEIQTISKKMKNSEKLYVAAQHELLGGLWRAFDRQGAVQVVQRLAPADIHNYVAPLDGKPLNHKEACEVLKKRIEERLNQLQHTSKDEKEALQKEVAHLEHLIQIFADQEEELGRASQATIDIYGTNESVSTPAISNKSSILAQNDRKIMMFLHEDGSFSMHVFIGATGVNKVDVDQQTKKKMKRGARQGDMQFGKDRIEKRDDFHTATAKKTVDSHRKLRLGEWKGGFPINGSTVISYYLKDDFRALPKVDRYKKAVAVGTGMDRQEIEIKANMGDPLLIKTEILYAQVVERCFPNMFTPLPTVDEVKQQILLQDLGQRNLADDKQMLYFEHDQEVLQEIQELLKKENLTFDEQKMLEKFDSILEKRIDCIKENSRLATQVDLETEDVEDAKEMMVEGIAKAAEDSSLVEDDSFVEALGEVLETFIDLYKYAD; encoded by the coding sequence ATGGAACCATTTTCTATTTTATCGAGCAATCCTTTACCTCTTCACACCCGCTGTAAGTCAAAAAATATGGCTCAAGCGTCTAAAATTTCTCCCAAATTTATTAAGGAAAAACTTGCTTTTAAGAGACGGCCATTGCTTACCCCAAAAGAAAGGATTGATAAAATGTTGCTAGCTTCTCCTAGCCGATATCAATTTCGAGGTTTGAGTTATCAAGTTGCTCAATCTATTAAAAATTTAAGTCCTAATCAACGAAAGGAACTCTATTCATCAATTGAAAAAGCTTTCCGCCTTGTTGAGCATGAAGACTCTAATTCAGCTTGGATTCAGCGTGCCGATCTTTTAGATGCCATTGATGTTTTAGTAGAGGATAGCTCCGGAGAGCTAAAACCGATGCTAGCGACATCTGTAGAAAAACAACGAAAGAATAAAGAAGATGTTCCACTTGTTCCTTATAAGCAAATAAAAGAGGCAACGATCATTAAAACCGAACAAATGAGAAAAAAAATTGTCAGTGATAAAAAAATAGAATTAGAGCCTTTAGATCCTGTGATGGTTTTTGAGCATTCTAAAGCGGCAAAAAGTGTGAAAAAACTGACCTCTCGAGAGATTCGAATGGAAAATTTTTTATCGGTTGTCTATCGCACCCTTACCTATGTACTTGGAAAATATCAAGCAAATAAGCTGTTTGGAAGTGCCCGTTTCCTTGCTTCTATGTCGCGTCAATTAGAAATTGAATCTTCTGAGTATTTAGTTAGAAAAGAAAAGGATGAAAAGACCGGCGAAAAAAAATTAGTAGGGTATTATCGAGGTCCAAAATTTTTATTTGGGAAATCGGTTCACGAGTATTCAAATAGAAATGAGTGGTTTAAGCGTTCTTTAACATCTGCTGCAACAGCAGAGTATTTGCAAGGCGTAGAAGTCAAAGAGGCCAAGCTTACAGCTAAATATGGACCAAGCGGCCAGGTTAGCCGGCTTGTGGTCGCAAATTCTGATTCGCGCATACGCCATCATGTGCTTAATCCGGATGAATTTGGAAAGACTCAAGAATTGACAGGAAAAGTTTTAAATGTTGAAGCGGAAAAAGAAGCGAAAAGCAAAGGTGATAGCGCTGCTTACTATTCTGAAAAATATAAATTTTCCACCAAAAATTTGGTAGGAAGAGAAAATGATGATTCCATGGAAATCCAAACAATATCTAAGAAGATGAAAAATTCGGAAAAATTATACGTTGCAGCTCAGCATGAACTCTTGGGAGGATTATGGCGTGCTTTTGATAGGCAGGGTGCTGTTCAAGTTGTGCAACGCTTAGCTCCTGCGGATATCCATAATTATGTTGCCCCTTTAGACGGAAAACCATTAAATCATAAGGAGGCTTGTGAAGTATTAAAAAAGCGCATAGAAGAGCGGCTTAATCAATTGCAGCACACTTCTAAGGATGAGAAAGAAGCGTTGCAGAAAGAAGTTGCGCATCTTGAACATCTTATCCAAATTTTTGCAGATCAAGAAGAAGAGCTTGGAAGAGCATCGCAAGCGACAATAGATATTTATGGCACAAATGAATCTGTATCGACTCCTGCGATTTCCAATAAGTCCAGTATTTTGGCTCAAAATGATCGAAAAATCATGATGTTTTTACATGAAGATGGAAGCTTTTCCATGCACGTGTTTATTGGAGCAACAGGAGTGAATAAAGTTGATGTCGATCAGCAGACAAAAAAGAAAATGAAACGGGGAGCAAGACAAGGTGATATGCAATTTGGCAAAGACCGCATTGAAAAAAGAGATGATTTTCACACAGCTACTGCCAAAAAGACAGTAGACTCTCATAGAAAGTTGCGTTTAGGCGAATGGAAAGGAGGATTTCCTATCAATGGTTCAACAGTCATTTCTTATTATTTAAAGGATGACTTCAGAGCTTTGCCAAAAGTTGATCGTTATAAGAAAGCTGTTGCTGTCGGCACAGGGATGGATCGGCAGGAAATTGAAATAAAGGCCAATATGGGAGATCCTTTATTGATTAAAACAGAAATTCTTTATGCACAAGTTGTTGAGCGCTGCTTTCCGAATATGTTTACACCTTTGCCAACTGTAGATGAAGTAAAGCAGCAAATCTTATTGCAAGATCTTGGGCAAAGAAATCTTGCTGATGATAAACAAATGCTTTATTTTGAGCATGATCAAGAAGTCTTACAAGAAATTCAAGAGTTGCTTAAAAAGGAAAATCTAACTTTTGATGAACAGAAAATGCTTGAGAAATTTGACTCAATCCTTGAGAAGAGGATCGATTGCATAAAGGAGAACAGTAGGCTAGCCACGCAGGTTGATCTGGAAACGGAAGATGTTGAAGATGCAAAGGAGATGATGGTTGAGGGAATAGCAAAAGCAGCCGAAGATTCCTCGCTAGTTGAGGATGATTCTTTTGTTGAAGCCCTAGGTGAGGTTTTGGAAACTTTCATCGATCTCTATAAATATGCAGATTGA